One part of the Brienomyrus brachyistius isolate T26 unplaced genomic scaffold, BBRACH_0.4 scaffold73, whole genome shotgun sequence genome encodes these proteins:
- the LOC125726500 gene encoding NACHT, LRR and PYD domains-containing protein 12-like isoform X10: MDKKRGKRRAEMCPPVGCNRKSPESVLMKRAGSPVPNCVSMKSDRSMHRSIKFKEGPFPTDQSVLMKRADSPVPSCVSMKSDWSVKQRIRFFEGSFPTDQRDQMEDCSSDLHDKSGLSSILKSLEEKAMKFLKEELETFVRHLDNNYPECSEPQLEEDNDLDCDGQMQKTSVREVALKITLYILRTMKQNDLADMLDKRQLMLQEIKCKLKKQFECVFEGKAKERQPTLLSEIYTELYITEGGTGAVNDEHEVRQIETASKKRRTEDTTVKCNDIFKPLCGRETPIRTVLTKGVAGIGKTVSVQKFILDWAEGKANQDVHFIFALPFRDLNLIKGEYSLIELLHHFVPELKSFQSTDLFSSKVLFIFDGLDECRLPLDFQNNESWFDVTEKTSLDVLLTNLIKGNLLPSALLWITSRPAAANQIPAKCVHQVTEIRGFSDAQKEEYFKKRFDDQSLASRIITHVKSSRSLFIMCHIPVFCWISATVLKRLFSEIDRGEIPRTLAEMYTHFLIFQTSVKNDKYMKNHETKLKEYSKEFLLTLGELAFDNLEKGNLIFYEQDLTENGIDVSEASVYSGVCTEVFKEEYGLYQEKVYCFVHLSIQEYLAALYVFLSNLSADLLKTAVDQALESKNGHLDLYLRFLLGLSTDSSKTLLQRLLGPTRITSHIIKDTAQYIKGKIKENLSPERTINLFHCLTELGDNSLVEEVQRYLNSGNISADDLSPAQYSALAFVMLMSDEELDVFDLKKYIRSDEEHCRLLPVVKNSRTALLNSCDLIDKHCEVLSSALRSNSSPLRELDLSDNNLKDSGVKLLSTALGDLHCKLELLRLSGCRVTEEGCSSLASALKLNPSHLRVLDLSYNHPGDSGVKLLSAVLEDLSCKLEKLQLSGCRVTEEGCSSLASALKLNPSHLRDLDLSYNHPGDSGVKLLSAVLEDLSCKLEKLQVGRCELTEKCCEALASALRSNSSPLRELDLSDNDLQDSGVKLLSAGLGDLHCKLEILRSV; encoded by the exons tgtcctgatgaagagagcagactcccctgtacccagctgtgtttccatgaagagtgactggtcagTGAAGCAACGAATCAGATTCTTTGAGGgatcttttcctacagatcaaag agaccaaatggaagattgcagttcagatctacatgataaatcgggtttatcatccatattgaag tcactagaggaaaaagccatgaagttcctaaaggaggaactggagacgtttgtgaggcacctagataataattacccagaatgctctgagcctcagctagaggaggacaatgacctggactgtgatggtcagatgcagaagaccagtgttagagaggtagctctgaagatcacactgtacatcctgaggaccatgaagcaaaatgatcttgctgacatgctggacaaga gacagctcatgctgcaggaaatcaaatgtaaacttaagaagcaatttgagtgtgtatttgaagggaaagctaaggaaagacagccaacacttctcagtgagatttacacagaactctacataactgaaggtgggactggagcagtcaatgatgaacatgaagtgagacagattgaaacagcatccaagaaaaggcgaacagaagatactacagtcaagtgcaatgatatatttaaacccttatgtgggcgtgagacacctatcagaactgtactcactaaaggggtggcaggtattgggaaaacagtctctgtgcagaaatttattctcgactgggcagaaggaaaagcaaaccaggatgttcacttcatatttgctcttcctttccgggacctgaatttgattaagggtgaatacagtctgattgaactgcttcaccactttgtcccagaactgaaatcatttcaatccaCTGACCTGTTTAGCtccaaagtcttgttcatctttgatggtctggatgagtgtcgccttcctctggattttcagaacaatgagagctggtttgatgtaacagagAAAACGTCCCTGGATGTGCtattgactaacctcattaaggggaatctgctcccatccgctctcctctggataacctcccggccagcagcagccaatcagatacctgctaagtgtgtccaccaggtgacagagatacgagggttcagtgatgcccagaaggaggagtatttcaagaagagatttgatgatcagagcctggccagcaggattatcacacatgtgaaatcatcaaggagcctcttcatcatgtgccacatacctgtgttctgctggatttcagccactgtgcttaagaggctttttagtgagattgacaggggagaaattccaaggactctggctgaaatgtacacacacttcctgatctttcagacaagtgtaaaaaatgacaagtatatgaaaaaccatgaaactaagcttaaagaatacagcaaggaattccttttgaCACTTGGTGAacttgcttttgacaaccttgagaaaggcaatctcatattttatgagcaagatctgacagagaatggcattgatgtcagtgaagcttcagtttactctggagtgtgcacagaagtctttaaagaggagtatgggttgtaccaggagaaggtgtactgctttgtgcatctgagcatccaggagtatctcgctgctttatatgtgtttctgtcaaacttatcagctgacctgctgaagactgcagtggatcaggcattagagagcaagaatggacacttggacctctacctccgcttcctcctgggcctctcaacagactccagtaagactctgttacaaaggctactggggccGACAAGAATCACCTCACATATCATTAAGGATACAGCCCAGTACATCAAGGGgaaaataaaggagaatttatctccagaaaggaccatcaatctgttccactgtctgactgaattgggtgacaattctctagtagaggaagtacaaagatacctgaattcaggaaacatttcagcagatgacctctcacctgcacagtactcagctctggcctttgtgatgctgatgtcagatgaggagctggatgtgtttgacctgaagaaatacatcagatcagatgaagagcactgcaggctgctgcctgtggtcaagaactccaggacggctct gctgaacagctgtgatctcatagataaacactgtgaagtgctgtcttcagctctaagatcaaactcttccccactgagagagctggacctgagtgacaataacctgaaggattcaggagtgaagctgctctctactGCACTAggggatttacactgtaaactggagctATTGAG gctgtcaggctgtagagtcacagaagaaggctgttcttccctggcttcagctctgaagttaaacccctcacacctgagagtcctggatctgagctacaatcacccaggagattcaggagtgaagctgctctctgctgtactggaggatctcagctgtaaactggagaagctgca gctgtcaggctgtagagtcacagaagaaggctgttcttccctggcttcagctctgaagttaaacccctcacacctgagagacctggatctgagctacaatcacccaggagattcaggagtgaagctgctctctgctgtactggaggatctcagctgtaaactggagaagctgca ggtgggccggtgtgaactcacagagaaatgctgtgaggcactggcttcagctctcagatcaaactcctcacccctgagagagctggacctgagtgacaatgacctgcaggactcaggagtgaagctgctctctgctggactgggggacttacactgtaaactggagatactgaggtcagtctga